The genomic DNA aagaaatataaGGAAACCTTGCAAGAAAGCGGTTCTTGATCATAGgggtggctctaataccaaattgttaacCTTAGGAGTTTTGAATTATACCCTTAGGTGAAAAAACCCTCTCATAAACCCTCTCCAATACTCACAGATGTAGTGGAATTATAAGAACAGAAAATGAATAGCAAAAAGAAATTAACAGAattgaaaagatcaaaccaTAAAGGAGACACAGtagatttatcttggttcaagCCAATTTAATTGGCTCTACATCCAGTAGTCCAACACCCCAATCGAGCAGCTTTTATTGAGAAGAAATTGATCAGTACAAAACCCAAGCCCTCATACAATCCTATTGCTCAAGTACAATCTCTTATTCACTCCAAGAAAGCGCAAGAACTCAATACACAAGTctcactttctctagaacaaAGGTACTCACAATAGTAACCAAgaacttgaaaagaaaaaagaagatcaTGCTCGACTGccgccttgccctcttatttatagaggaggtgGAACCCGTTTAAAACTAACAACTACAGGGAATTTATAGTTAGACcccaaaatttacattaatgaCACTTTAGCTTAAAAAACCCTAACTGTTTAATAGTTTCCACTGATCTTCCAATTGAAAAACTCTAGGTAAAGCTCAACAAATTCATTACTGGTCTTAACGATGCACTAAGGCTTAGTGTGAAGATGTTTTGCCTGACTACGGTGGAACAAGCGATGGAGAAAGCAAGGCTGCGAGAATTGGCACTAGAAGCCATTTGCAGAAAGCATGGATTGCCATCGGGAAGTTATCGTAAGAGCAGCTCGCAAATTTGTAACAGACCACATATAACTAAGGGAGTTGATACCGAACACGTTTACAATGGCTCTAAGGGAGTTGACATCGAAGTTGATGAAGTAGCAATGGAAGATAGGGATGGAGTTGCAGATAAGTTCCATGCCACTAATGAAAGACAGCCTTGCAACGAGGACTTTAATCAAAGAAAGAAGCAAGAGACTGAGTATGTACAATTGAAGCTGACAAAACAGGAGAACAGCCATGCAGTTCAAAAGATGATGGAAAAAGAGGTTGTTGCTAGATGGTTTAGGAGTTCGGATATTGGAGAAGGGTTGTATCCTTTGGTATTAGTTGGAGAACTGCAgtgtcaaattcaattttggcCTACAGAAAAGTTGGGATTCTTCTCTatgattggaaatgatatggttgcagGGATGACAGGTCAATTGGAACCATTTTCAATGGCAATAGGGAAGAGGTGGATGACTGGACTTGGTGTTGCAGTAAGTCATAGGACTATTACtgttgaggaaaaagaaaagggaaatagGAGATAATAACAAGAAAAGGCGAAAGAGAAACCAAATGATGAAGATaggcattggatgaagaaacaatggCTTGGTTggaataagtttcttggggataagaaacctttcaaggaaaGGGGATTGTCACAACCTCAAGGAATTCTCAAGGATACAATAGTCATACATATTACGTGTTTTCCTTTATCTTTGTATTTCTGTTATAATCGTTAGtaccttcaattgtaagcctataaataggctgtaaTAGTTAGAGGATGGCAgcttttgaatgataattgaattccatttccctctcttaattctcctaGCTCTCCCTCggctttctctcttctccctcaattctttctgttctgttatgttctttctctccctccctttctgctcttTCTTTTCCACACTCTTACCAATTTTACTccctaaaccctagccaaaccctagggtcgttaCAATTTGAAAAACACCTTCCAAAGCACCCAAACACCCATTGCATGCCCCCCTAGTTCTCGTTGCTTGTAtagataattatatatttggtcAGAAGTCAAAGTAGAGTTTTTGTGAATAATATGGGACTTATAAGTAGGACTGTTTACAgattctcaatttttctttctcttattgaCACTGTGTATGTCTTATGGAAATGGCAAGTTGTTTCTAGCAACCTGCTTATTGGAATTTATGTTGTTCAGTTGTTGGGGAAGAATTGCATATGTTCATATTCATGTATTTTGTAGGAAAAGCTTCCAATGTTCTTGTGTATTTGATAGTTGTATGTAGGAGTAAAACTAACTTTCATATTCTCTAGTCTTTCTTTCTGAAACTAATAAAACAACATATGTTCATATGCATGTTTTTTGATGATAAACTTTCCAATGTTCTTGTGTATTTGATAGTTGTATGTGTAGGAGTAAAACCAGCTTTCATATTCTCTAGTTTTTCTTTCCGAAACTaataaaacaacatatcaacCTTTAATCCCCCAcatacatgaattctagcttgctaatcacttttatttttggttttatcttttgtaaggctcTTATAATTCATATCATACACAAGAgtctctaatatatataatggcAGAAGTGTAGAGCAATGTTTTCTCCTGCCCAAGTACTTATTTATGCATCTGATTTTTCATTCTAGCCATTAGCATTTCTGTTGCTGGGATACCAAGATGGCAATGAACCACATCAAAATGAGAAGTGTTGTGAAGGAGGTAATCAGGGTGGAAGGGCGCAGAATGTTTGCTGCGGGGGGTGGCAAGGCAAAGAAGGGCTCTAAAGGAGGTGCAGCTGCTGATGCCCCAAAAGCATCAACACTAAGCAAAGAAGTCAAGTCCACTACAGTTGTTGGTGCCAATATCCTCAAGGATGGTGTGGATCCCAAAATCTTGCCTGACTCAGAGTACCCTGAATGGCTGTGGCATCTTCTTGACAAACGCCCAGCACTGAGTGAGTTAAGAAGGAAAAACATTGAAACTCTCCCGTATGAAGATCTCAAGCGCTTTGTTAAGTTGGACAACCGAGCCAGGATCAAGGAAAATAATTCTATGAAGGCAAAAAACTAATCAGAGGCTTTTAGCAATGATTTTTTCTTGGAAAATTTTCTTGTGCAAGCTCTGTGTTTTACTATTTTTGGGATGCTTCTCTGTCATTAATGCTAGAGCTATGATCTTTTGGTGGTTTAGTCATAAATGAAAGTGATGACAGAGAAGATATGATCTCATAAATTGATTAGTTGTTTTTTATGCCAGGAAAATAAGTATTTGGTTGGCTACTGCTTAGTAGTGTTTTGGTATTGATGAGAGTGTATTCTTGACTAGCAAGAGGCGTGGTGTCTACTCCACTAGTTTCTTAATTATGTTCTAGGGTAAATTTACACTTGGCACTACTTATTAAGACCTTAAGGGCCGATTGGTAcaggagaaattttaagattcttaAGAATGTTAGGTTGGgaatttctatttatatatttggtacaacttttttataaaaagaatcctgAGAAATAGGATTCTcgagaatgatttttaagtaattttttcacaaaaagattttcatgggGGTTGGGAATTCAAGTTTTTCATGGACTTagaaatgtttttaacaaataaaaaaattaaaacactcttatttttttataacctcatacaaacatattatatatatataatatatttatatattaaatataaaaatatattataatatatttatattatttattataaaatattatatatattaaagtagatattcacaaaaacatatatattatgtatatatattgtatatatatatacacatgcatatatatatatatacataatgtgtaaaaaaataatatttttttattttctaaagatattgtggtcccaatattttatatagtaaaaaaaaattatcatttttaaataaaaaattaaataaagataattttgaaaaaagaatatgaatttttaagaatgttacatttaaaccaaacatagtaATATAAGATTCTCAGAAAAAAATACTCAACATTCCtgagaatgtttaaatctatccaaacatagaattgcataaatctTGAGAATCAAAGATTTCCATGAGCATTTCCAAGAATCATGAATTTtaggaatttaaaaacttctcccgtACCAAATGCTCCCTAAATGGcaaatatcttttatatttcaGAAATCTATACTAATTACCCTTCTTGAAAGTTATATTGAGTTCTCCTTACCATTTGACTATTGTTATAATTTTGAATAGAAACGTATTGATGTCAACATGTTTGAAGATGGAATACAAATTTAATCCTAGTATGCATCAATTTGTCTAATTTTCCCTTGGGCTTATGTTCTAGGGACTAGAGAATCCAAAtgtaaaaagatcaaaatatcaTCCTTTCCCTCTTTTTCTTTACTAGGTTCTTTTCCCTTGTTGAACAAAATCTTCCACTGCTGGCCAGACAATACTTCCAACAATAACTCTTTTGTCCAGCTGACTCAATTATCATCGTcttcttcacttctttttttctccCAAACCCAAATGTGATGCTTCTTTTTTTGGGTCCTCTAGATTCAGGTTGGATTGAACCCAGATCTGATCCTTCTCAGATTTGGATTTGATTGAACTCAAATCTGGTGTTTCTTCTCCATCATCTGGGTGCACCATTGACCAACAAGATTGACGACCTCTTCTttagttttttcttctttatctttacCCTGTGACCACTACCAAATGGGTGTTTGGATTTTTCACAAACCAACGTCTTGATTCACCAAACTAAAATGAAGATCTGGGTTCAGCTAACCTATATATGGATTCACGCCTAACCCATATTGATATTTGGGCTGAAAACCCGGCCTCCCCTATGAGAGCTCACCTGTTGACTGTTGCTGGCCAGAGaatataaaagaagaaatataaatttgataatgTAAAAAGGGAAGATGGCAAAATTATGTGCCTGTTAGCTTTGTCAGGATATAAAACtgaatataaaaatgaataGAAGAGAATTTGATACAACTTTCAGATAACAGGGGTATTTTACTATATATTTTTGAAGTGTTCAAGATATTTTCTATTTAAGTCACTTCTTTAAAGCTGACTAGGTTGTCACTGGTGGGTAGAATCTGTATCTGCCAAATGGAGAGCTAAGTTCCTGTTTCCTTTCACCTTGTTTTGGTTAATATTTGATCCTTATACTCTCAAATTGCAAGTCTAGATATCATTCATAATCATGAATTGATCCTACTATTTGCATCTGTTCCACCTGCACCTCTTGGTTTCATTCATATAACTGATATCTTCTGGGGGAATTATCCAGCCTTGTAGGAAGTCACTGGGAACAGCAAGACAAAGCAAGTGCACATATAGAGATAGGAAGAGGGAAGTTATATATTTACAGGATAAGTGACATTTGCACAGAGAATTCATATTCATATAGAATGACATgatcattatattttataattattaagttCTTTTAGGGACTTTTCTTGGTGTCATTATTTTATGTGAGAATTGTGAATGTTCAACATGTTGATACTCTTTCATCATGCAAAACACAAGAGCCCATTGAATTATTCAGTTGGGTCCACAGCCACATCTCCCTGCCTCCCACCCAACTTCCCACTCCTTCCATCAAACTCTATCCCATTTGCAATTATTCCATTTTTCTCactcatttttatctatgattttttaaatttttttttttataaattgaaaATGACTCTCTCCCAGCTTTCAGAGTCTCGTATATTAAAGATAGTCTTTTAATAGGTCAACAGTGTTGTCCcacatgaaagaagaagaaaaaagaggtaGTGGAGACAGAAGGATGTCGACATCAAATAATGCAAAATTGCTCTTAAAGCAAGAGGATGCaacccaccaccaccaccaccaggCATGCAGGCCAAATGCAGTGCTTATTAAAAGTTTTGTTTGAAGGCCACTTCCCACATGCCTGTCTCTGTCTGTTTTGGTCTTGGACTGCCTCTGCCTGAAGCAGTGTTTTCCAGTGAGCAAAAAAGCTTGCAGAGCTCTCTCATCCAAAACTTGATAATGGTGGCATTGGCTATACATATACCATTCTTTAACAACATAACATTTGTTTGATACAACATAACATTTGTTTGATATGGACAAATTGAGAGGGAGGCACGGACCTTATGAGGGCAGTGGGACCCACACATCCACCCACTGTTGCTCGACTTGATGTAAGCAACATAGTAGCTCGttgtaaaaatcattaaaaattaattgcaaaaaaagtattttgagataaaaataaaaatcattaaaaacaGTATATTTATAATGTAAAGGAATGACAATGAGTTAATAAATGGATGATGTTATTTACTCATTTAAAGTTcagataattttgaaaaaatgatattttgaaacatagaaataaaatttatttaagtagtgtttgttaaaataaactTTCGACATAAAATAtacatgaaaaatttattaaataaatgagtaaataaaataaataaaaaaaaataaaccccTAAAAATCTGTAACATGCATTTGAGACACCAAGAAACGCTTATGATTGTGTGTTGTCTTCAAAattgataaaaagaaaatataaaaagttttggCATCTTCTCTATCTCTAGCTCTATACCTTAAAACTATTTTGAGATGACTGtggtgcctatatatatatatatatatatatacatacagatGCAATAGTCCACTTTGAATTGTCTAATAGTGCTTTCTGTAAGATTTGACAGAGTGGGGTTGTCTTCTCCCTTTTCCTGTAGACtgaatatttttttcctcaaaaaggTATGTCTCGGATCTACTTGAACCGAATTTAACTGAATCGAACTGACCGAAACCGGATCCAAACAAGTTGGTGGTTTACTTTTCCAAAGTAAGGATAATATTGTGCGCTTTACCACCTTCTTGAATTCCCCCCAGAGCAATAGATTAGATTCCAGCGGCGCCATTGCCCCATTTGCTTTCGGATTCAGAACCCAATCCAAAGTGACTTGACTATCCTCCATTGCGGTTGCCAATGCCGCCTTCATACTTCCCTCTGAGATGGGAAAGCACCGGAGACCAGTGGTGGTACGCTTCGCCGATAGATTGGGCAGCCGCCAATGGCCACTACGATTTGGTCAGGGAGCTGCTCCGACTCGACGGCAATCACCTCATCAAGCTCACCTCTCTCCGGCGAATACGGCGCCTTGAGACAGTCTGGGATGACCATCAACTGCTCGATGATTCCTCCCAGTGCCGCTCTCAGGTTGCCAGGAAGCTCTTTTCTGAGTGTGAAGCCAAGAGGGGCAAAAACTCGCTCATCCAAGGTGGCTATGGCGGGTGGCTTTTGTACACTGCAGCCTCTGCTGGGGACTTGGGTTTTATCCAGGAACTGCTCGAGAGAGACCCTCTGCTTATATTTGGTGAAGGGGAATATGGTGTCACTGATATACTCTATGCCGCCGCCAGGAGTAAGAATCCTGAGGTTTTCAggcttattttttattttgcagtGTCGCCGAGGTTTTTGGGCGGCGACGATGGCGTAGAGTTGGAGGAGCAAATTGGAGAGATCCCTTCTGGTTATAAGTGGGAGATGATGAATAGAGCTGTTCATGCTGCTGCAAGAGGAGGGAATTTGAAGATCTTGAAGGAGCTTCTTGTTGATTGCTCTGATGTTTTGGCTTATAGAGATACTCAGGGATCAACTATCTTGCATGCTGCAGCTAGCAGAGGTCAGACTGAGGTGAGATCCTGTAACATGTGGTTCATGGAATTTCACCCTTCCACTCTTTGGCCTCAAAATCTTGAAATCCTCAGTTTTTGTTTGGCAATGGCACATCAAAAATTGGGATTTTCATTACCATCCAATTTTAAGATTCCCACTCTGTTTCTTTACTTAAATTTGCTGTATGATTAAGCTCTCCAATATTTCCTAGTTATGATTTTGGTCCAATGTAGTAGTAGTATTTGAGGGCAAGCAACCCTGAGCTGCTCCTTTGTGGCTGGAAGGTCATTAGTTCGAGATGTGGAAATTGCCtctgtataaaataaaaatacatcacCCCGACTATTGCAAAGCAGGTAGCATTGGGATGCCTTTTGTATACTAGGATCTGAAGAAGCTGGTGATGGTCATCCCACTGTTTATGCACCGGCCaactatgattttattttgcaaACGCATATACTGCTTGTTCTATTCCGTTTCTACATAACACTGTCATATTACTAATGAATCTACTACTAGACTTTAGGAGCTAATTTTTGGTGCAGTTGGAGTAATAGATGTGAAATTCCTGCACATTGAGAATGAAATGAGACGCGTCTTGAGGCCATCCTAAGAATTTGATTCATCTGTTGTTGTATTAGGATCAGCTAAATAGTTGTTTACCTGGATATTCGATAAGTTAAAGTCCTGTTCCGTCTTTATGTTGACACTTGCATCCTTCCTAGCCTATGCTccttttttgaaaatatagggtgtcatatttatttttgaccAATATTCACTATTCAGTGGGTTCTTCGGTGGGCCTACTCTAGGTTGAAAATCAAATCGAAGAGAAGGTTGTAGTGTTGATTTGAGGTTATGGTCTTGCAAATGGTCATATTGCATAATTGTATAGATGTCTGTTAGAGAAGATATAGTTCATTCATCTTCACTTTTTGCAGGATGATAccatgttaaaaaataaaagcatcaAAATCTGTGAGATTGTACATCCGGAATTCTCATTGGCTATTCTCCCAAAGGAAGAAGACTAACTTGATCAGATTTTCCGTTATAACTGATTTTGTTGTCCGTGCAGGTAGCGAAAGATCTTATAGCATCCTTTGATATCATCAACTCCACCGACCACCATGGAAACACAGCATTGCATGTAGCTGCCCACAGAGGCCAATTAGCTGTGGTTGAAGCTCTAATTCTTGCATCTCCCTCATCCATTTATCTAAGAAATAATGCTGGAGAAACTTTCCTGCATATGGCTGTGTTGGGCTTTCAAGCTCCAAGTTTCCGCAGATTGGATAAACAAGTTGAGCTAATGAAGCAGTTAGTATGTGGAAAACTGTTCAAAACAGAAGACATCATAAATGCCAAAAACAATGGCGGTAGAACTGCTCTTCATTTGGCTGTTACTGCCAACATTCATTCTGATCTAGTAGAGCAACTGATGAGTGTCCGCTCAATTGATGTGAACAACCGGGATTCAAATGGCATGACGGCACTTGATATCCTCAAGCAGCGGCCAAGTTCTGCATCATCAGACACACTGACCAGACAGTTGATTTCGGCTGGTGGAATCTTCAGTTGTCAGGACGATACAGCAAGAAAAACCATAGCCTCCAACTTAAGGATGACAACTATGGGAAGTCCTGGAACTTCTTTTAAGATCTCTGATACAGAAATATTTCTACACACAGGCATGGAAAAGGCATCAGATAACAGTAGCAGTCCCGGGTCAAGCTCATCAGCTGAACCGAGTACACATGACTCAACCATGGAAAACAACAAAGCATCGAAATCAAACTACAAAAAGCCAGCTTCTCTAAATCATGCCGCAAAGCATTTGAAACGCCTGCTCCTTTGGCCCAAGACGAAAGATAGAAAGAACGAGAGGATGAACAGAATGACCGATGGAAGTTCAGCTGGAACTCCAGTATCACTCCGGCAAAAGTTTCTGAAGCCCTCTTGTCTTCCAAACAACAAGAGAACACTTGCAGTAAGAAGCAACCTTCCAAGTCCAAATGCAAAGAAGAAGTTTGCATCAGGATTACTGCATGGTGTTATGCTGGCCACGCCGCACGTTTCTGTTCCATCTCGGTCGCATTCTAGATCATTCTCAAAGTCGCCAGTGCCCTCACCAAATTCCTTGGACAAACAGAAAGGTATCTATATTGAGAATGATATTGCAGGACCATCTTCCACCAATCAAATCTCCATCGATGGAACAGAAAATTGATTCAGAAACAAGGTTATTTCAAGAAGAGCCTGATTGATGAACCAGTCCTTAATCAGGCCTATTTGTGAAAATACCAGATTGCATGCAAGAGCCAGAGAAAGTTACTACTAGGGTCCTGCCATGTCTGTGGCATGTATGAACAATTAGATTGCATAAGTATGTATGAGCCTTGGGGTTATTAAGGGAACAGAATGCCAAGGCAGCCTCTTTCTGCAGGTCAACAAGTTATGTAGTTTGCTTtctatcttttgtttttttacttcTGATGGTTGCTGCTTAACTTTCTGTCTGAAGTTTGGCTGTTGTGATGCAATTTTCCAAGTCATTTTAAATAGAAGCACCTCATTTTCTGCAAGTTTGCTGATTTCTGCGTCTGTTTCTTTTACTATTTGGGGCTTGGGGCTGTTTCAGTTGTGTAAAACAAGGACCTGTTTCCCGGGAAATTTTTCCATGGAAAACAAAACATTGGAAATAGCATCGTATTGTATCTGGAAAATCTAAATGATATCACATATATCATGATATAATTAGTTAGTGATGTTGGGttagtaaaataatatagtatcaTTAGTACAATGAAATATTTGTTTGAAAATGGCAACAGTAACAGAACTGAATGGAATGGaaacaataaaaacatttattatctattttatttcaaggacctttttttttttttttgtctccctCGAAGTCCAAGAGAATTAGATAGAATAAATAATGAacaataatgttatttgtacacGAAATAGATATAATTAAGAAGCTAATGTCATTTCTTTCCTTCACAAAATTATCAACTAATTTTGCATaaaaattttactaatttttgttgtaaatattATGCTAGTAATTTTTTGAGTGTAGAAAGAGCATTTCCatagaatgaaaaataaattggaaatttatttcttattttttaaaattaactttaatattttataaaatttcaagtTTACCCTTCACTTCATTATACTCTctctcatttgttgtttaatactctatttcattccatccattttcattatttttcaaataaagaaaatcaattatgTATAAATACGATGCTTTCTCAACTATCATGTAATTGCctttttaagataatttaaatatttagttttgcatatttcattatttaacaaaataaaggTTGAAAAGTTGGCATTGCGGGTAAAAGACGTAGGGGAAAAAAAAGTTCTAAAACAGATggtattttgtaataaataaaaagaaaaataaacatgtttAATAACTTTTGAGCATgctacataaataaatatatatgtatatatattagagtTTTGATCTCTTAAATAATGTTGATATACCAActcaaatataatgattatgTGAGAGTCATCCATATAATTCTTTCAATGTAACAATTTGATAGAATGGGTTCtacataattattatatttaaattatcacattAGTGTCGtttaatataaaagtataaactaaccaacattattttaaaaatcaaaactatatatatatatatatatacatgtaacatatatataagaatatctACAAAATTGCCCTCCGGGCGTAGATCGACTGGCAAAGGAATAACTCGCTGGGGTGTTGCTCTTTGGGCTCTCAGATCCCGTGTTCGACCCCTAGTTAGGAGATAGTTCAGTAGATAAGGAGCGACCCTgaatatgaaaaatgcttgcCACTCATATTTGCAGTTGTACTAAGGGTCGAAATTTGCCTGCTGGATCCCCTGATTTACCTCTCTTGTTGAAATTGTGGAGTCAAGTAGCGGGAGCACGAGTGATAACGCgtaatctaaaaatatatatatatatatctacaaaattaaaaaaaaaaatcagtatttAGCATGTGATTTGAGGTAGGGGAACATTCCTGCGAAATATATTCGTTTTggatatttaacataattttataaatagatgtTTAATTGagctattaaaaaaatatgttaagcCTAAACCCAATTCTAAACTTGCACTGGATTTTATTAACACTCTTGATTAATTTTAGTACCAACTTCCATCACTTGATATATATTATGGGTGGTCTTATAACCAGATTTTGTATGGTATAATCTCATACCTACCTCTTCTATTAGTGTTAGAATGAAGCTTAAAAGTCTGTTGATGATATCCCATTCATCGAtaatataagtaaaattataaaatatttttagtaataataACCAACTTTGTTGTTCATCCCAAAACATGATGAtatcaaataacataaaaaaaaaaaaaaaaaacatgtggccaacctcaaaattaatACTGTTTTTATGGAGGGAGAGGCTTTATAGGAGGCCAAGAACACAACCATCTATCTGAGGGGGGGCAGGAGAGGGTGGGTGAGTTTTTTGGGTTAAATTGTTGCAATAATAGTCTTAACATACATTTTTATAAAAGTCCTGTAATTAAGCTAATAAGGAGACAATTTATTCCGGGAGCAATCCAGCAATAAGAATGTTGGTTCAACTCTGAAACCTTGTGAAGACAAATTAGAACAATAATATATTGATCATCATACCTCAAAATCCAGAAGAAGAAGGTAAACACACTACAACAGTGTCTTAATCTCAACAAGTGTGATAAATTTTAAACCCTCATCCCTCTCTCCATCCAGACATGATTGCAGCAGcaaggataaaaataatataaatggaGTACAACACAAGACGAAGAACTGGTAAGATGATTATGACAGGACAGCTAATAGCAGTCAAAACATAATACATTATGCAAGTACACCACAAGATTAATGATACTCTTAACAAATTAGCGTCCACCCAAACACCACCTCAAGCACAAGCACAaacttccctttcttttttctttttttttctctgaatGTAACATGCATTAATCCTGGTATACTAGTGAGGGCAAGGGCAAGGGCAAGAAATCCTATACTAGAAAATGAGAAATCCATGCGCCTTGACACTACAGATCTGCTGCTGTTGATTTAGAAAGGCTTTGATAGAAACAACTAGTTCTGACATTCTAAACACTTTCGTCTACTATGAATGCAGGAGCCCATCACACTCTTATACCAACCAGGTCGCTCCAGCACTCCACCGAAATCATACTAGACTAGTTTTAAGGTTTTCTGGAAACGTCACGTCGCCTGTATGTAGAACATTACATAAGATGCATGCCGATGCAACACAGTCATGACTGAATCATATTCAGTTTTTGCTCCATAGATTGAGGCAGCAACAGCCACGGAATTAATCAATTTGTCCTTCCTCTACATCATCAACAATGTTTGGAGCATTCGGTGGATcgacttcttcttcctcctcgtcCAATTTCATAAACAATCCAAGTTGTTCCAAAGGATTACTACACCGGAACTTGAAACTGCCCAGTCCATCTACGGAATGATCAGGGCTCGTCTCGTCCACAGAGCTTGGCAATTGTTCAGCAGGGGCAGCACTTAACATCTCCAAGTCTTCAAGAAACCTAGAATTCTCATTAATTTCAACAGTCTTTTCCATCTGCACACGGGCACAAAAGTCCAATATGAGATGCATGGAGGACTGAGCCTTAGGTGGTATAGTTTTCTAAACCAATATATTCTATTTACCTTCAGTAGTGCCTGCCTAGCTGCCTCTCTTTCAAGCTCTCTCTTTCGTTTGGCTTCAGCTGCTGCTTTAGCTTCAGCTTGCCTACGAGCATCTTCGGCAGCCTTCGCTTCAGCCTGCAATCGAGCCTTTTCTGGTGACACATTAAAACAGATGCTAAGAATGATGATCATCCAATCCATCCACCTTCATGAACGAACATACTGATTTAAACGAAAtaataaggggaaaaaaaaacagTAAGATTTCACAGTTCTATACCTTTCCTTTTCTGCATTTCAAGTTCCTCTCTCTCACGAC from Diospyros lotus cultivar Yz01 chromosome 4, ASM1463336v1, whole genome shotgun sequence includes the following:
- the LOC127800694 gene encoding 54S ribosomal protein L37, mitochondrial, producing MAMNHIKMRSVVKEVIRVEGRRMFAAGGGKAKKGSKGGAAADAPKASTLSKEVKSTTVVGANILKDGVDPKILPDSEYPEWLWHLLDKRPALSELRRKNIETLPYEDLKRFVKLDNRARIKENNSMKAKN
- the LOC127800739 gene encoding uncharacterized protein LOC127800739 — encoded protein: MPPSYFPLRWESTGDQWWYASPIDWAAANGHYDLVRELLRLDGNHLIKLTSLRRIRRLETVWDDHQLLDDSSQCRSQVARKLFSECEAKRGKNSLIQGGYGGWLLYTAASAGDLGFIQELLERDPLLIFGEGEYGVTDILYAAARSKNPEVFRLIFYFAVSPRFLGGDDGVELEEQIGEIPSGYKWEMMNRAVHAAARGGNLKILKELLVDCSDVLAYRDTQGSTILHAAASRGQTEVAKDLIASFDIINSTDHHGNTALHVAAHRGQLAVVEALILASPSSIYLRNNAGETFLHMAVLGFQAPSFRRLDKQVELMKQLVCGKLFKTEDIINAKNNGGRTALHLAVTANIHSDLVEQLMSVRSIDVNNRDSNGMTALDILKQRPSSASSDTLTRQLISAGGIFSCQDDTARKTIASNLRMTTMGSPGTSFKISDTEIFLHTGMEKASDNSSSPGSSSSAEPSTHDSTMENNKASKSNYKKPASLNHAAKHLKRLLLWPKTKDRKNERMNRMTDGSSAGTPVSLRQKFLKPSCLPNNKRTLAVRSNLPSPNAKKKFASGLLHGVMLATPHVSVPSRSHSRSFSKSPVPSPNSLDKQKGIYIENDIAGPSSTNQISIDGTEN